In Candidatus Obscuribacterales bacterium, a genomic segment contains:
- a CDS encoding AAA family ATPase, translating to MGDVAIQVPRAAVSWENPFGDRGCIRDPSRFFGRQEQLRRIFEELRKGSSLSLVGDSQVGKSSLLAMVRHRAAAELGALAAKIVHVDMQMIRNEAEFFEALCGELGQPGLLRGYRLKRSLGERRYVVCLDEIEKMTNPQNFTGDEREELRGLADGADAPLTLVIASRSPLDLLFEDDPMRCSPLAGICGTLPIVPFSWAETQAFLHHRLANNGIQFSLEQMEVLFHQTQGHPAKLQTAAADLYRHLTQG from the coding sequence GTGGGGGACGTTGCAATACAGGTGCCACGGGCGGCGGTGAGTTGGGAGAATCCCTTCGGCGATCGCGGCTGCATTCGCGATCCGTCTCGTTTTTTTGGGCGGCAGGAGCAGCTACGCCGCATCTTTGAGGAGTTGCGGAAGGGATCGAGTCTGTCGTTAGTGGGAGACTCCCAGGTGGGGAAGTCGTCGCTGTTGGCCATGGTGCGCCATCGGGCGGCAGCGGAACTGGGGGCACTGGCGGCCAAGATCGTCCATGTGGATATGCAGATGATTCGCAATGAGGCGGAGTTTTTTGAGGCGCTGTGTGGGGAACTGGGGCAACCGGGTTTATTGCGGGGCTATAGGCTGAAGCGATCGCTGGGGGAGCGGCGCTATGTGGTGTGTTTGGATGAGATTGAGAAAATGACGAACCCGCAAAACTTCACGGGGGATGAGCGGGAGGAGCTGCGGGGCTTGGCGGATGGAGCGGATGCGCCGCTGACGTTGGTGATTGCCAGTCGTTCGCCGTTGGATCTGTTATTTGAGGATGACCCTATGCGCTGTTCACCCTTGGCGGGGATCTGCGGGACGTTGCCGATTGTGCCGTTTAGCTGGGCAGAGACCCAAGCCTTTTTGCACCATCGTTTAGCAAACAATGGCATCCAGTTTTCCCTGGAGCAGATGGAAGTGCTTTTCCACCAAACCCAGGGACACCCTGCCAAGCTCCAGACCGCCGCCGCTGATCTCTATCGCCACCTTACCCAGGGATGA
- a CDS encoding TIR domain-containing protein: MNSTQTILFLSANPKDTDRLRLDQELRDIEEGLRRAQHRDQFRLEQRSAVRPRDIQRAMLDIQPQIVHFSGHGEGEAGLVFEDDAGKAKLVDGAALAALFALFADQLTCVVLNGCYSEVQAQAIAQHIPYVIGMKDAIGDRGAIAFSVGFYDALGAGRDVDFAYQLACSAMQLEGAAGHLTPVLLKSERSPQPKPLAPMPMNPAPSTEPIEVFISYSHGDEALKDELYIHLAGLRRQGKIQPWQDRQIEAGAEWDTEIKARLESAGIILLLITPRFLNSDYCFDKEMQRAMERHEAGTARVIPIIMKPCDWPGSPFSKLQVLPKDAKPVTTWGDRDEALLNAVQGIRRAVESLQAKK; encoded by the coding sequence CTGCCAATCCTAAAGATACCGATCGCCTGCGGCTTGACCAAGAGCTGCGGGACATCGAAGAGGGACTGCGGCGGGCCCAGCATCGCGACCAGTTTCGGCTAGAGCAGCGATCGGCGGTGCGGCCGCGGGATATTCAGCGGGCAATGTTGGACATCCAACCCCAGATTGTTCACTTTTCGGGACATGGAGAAGGGGAAGCAGGGCTGGTGTTTGAGGATGATGCTGGCAAGGCTAAGTTGGTAGATGGCGCGGCGTTGGCGGCTCTGTTTGCCCTGTTTGCAGATCAGCTTACCTGTGTGGTGCTGAATGGCTGTTATTCAGAGGTGCAGGCCCAGGCGATCGCTCAACATATTCCCTACGTGATTGGCATGAAGGACGCCATCGGCGATCGGGGGGCGATCGCTTTTTCCGTAGGCTTTTATGATGCGTTGGGAGCGGGGCGGGATGTGGATTTTGCCTATCAGTTGGCCTGCAGCGCGATGCAGTTGGAGGGGGCTGCAGGACATCTGACGCCGGTGTTGCTAAAATCTGAGCGATCGCCCCAACCCAAACCCCTAGCCCCAATGCCGATGAACCCAGCTCCCTCGACTGAACCGATTGAGGTATTTATTTCCTATTCCCATGGAGATGAAGCTCTCAAGGATGAGCTATACATTCACTTAGCGGGGCTACGGCGACAGGGCAAGATCCAGCCCTGGCAGGATCGGCAAATTGAGGCGGGGGCAGAGTGGGATACAGAGATTAAGGCGCGCTTGGAGTCGGCGGGGATCATTCTGCTGTTGATTACACCCCGGTTTCTTAACTCAGACTATTGTTTTGACAAGGAGATGCAGCGGGCCATGGAGCGCCACGAGGCCGGCACGGCGCGGGTGATTCCGATCATCATGAAGCCCTGCGATTGGCCAGGATCGCCGTTTAGTAAGCTACAGGTGTTGCCGAAGGATGCGAAGCCGGTGACGACGTGGGGCGATCGGGATGAGGCGTTGCTGAATGCGGTGCAGGGGATTCGGCGGGCGGTGGAGTCGTTGCAGGCAAAAAAGTAG